aattatatatttaaaaaagtgAACAAAAATGAACAGAGTAAAACAGgcaaaaatgataaaaatcaaaaacATGATAAATACTTTTACAGAGACGAAAAGCTAATAGATTtgataaacaattttattattttaccCCTAATAACATACaactattattttccatttatatgtaaaaacttgtatgatgataaaacaaaagataaaaatgcactgaatgataataaaaatgatcaATGCAATAAGAAGGATGATAACTCAGCTTCTGAACaaataaacaattattGCAAAAAAGCCTTgcttaattttaatttgcATCATAAAACAAGTATTGATATACATGATAAAGCATATAAAGAGAATGGATATGAAAAATGTGGGTgcattattaattataaaaatatcgagaatatagataataacttaaatgaatttaacaatatatataactatgcgaatgattattatatacatactaTGCTACATAAGCAATACAACTATTATTTCagttatttatatgcaaaGAAAATGCTAACATATGATAATGTTTGTTATCGAAAAAGTATGAGCATAAGTTTTGTTAgccatataattttatcgtttttatattctttacTTAATAGTTCTGAAGAAGGGGATTCTGATTATAGTATCATTAACAATAAGGAGGAGGAcctaaaaaatgataataaccaaataaaagatgaaaaaaatatggagGATAAAACtagtaaaaattattattctaCTTTAAGTAATGAgggaaaaatatttaataaagaAGATAATAGCATTAAGTTGTATGAATTATTATGTGTAAATAATGAAAGTCCTTGTAATAAAATCGTAACTCAAACAAAATGTAGCAGCAAATGtatctattattttttgaaacatttttatcatactTTATTAACAATTAAGGAGGAAactcaaaaaatattaaatatttataaagaaacatttattgaaaatattaaaaacattatCTATGTTTCATCATCTTATGTATACAATTTAAAAGACGAACGTATCAACTGCTTTTCacacataaaaaatggttTACACTTTTTGAgtgaagaagaaaaaaatctTTTAAATCCGTGCAATATGCCCACAACTGATATTAACGATTcgaataataacaataccaatggaaataaaataccTGAATTAGATAATGATATTGttacaaatatatcaaaattacAAATTAACGTAAGAATTAGCATGATTATTgtatatcatattttatatgatgataataatcaaaatgatatatttaaaggTATATTTGAAGAATTACtaaatgttttaataaCCAAATATTCCATTATTTCAAACCCCATAGATGAAAACTTGGCAGACAATTCCGAGAAAGAAGGTATCGATAACGCACAAGAAGATAAAAACGAACAaaacaatttattaaatcCTATGAAAAAGGACCAATTGGAAACAAAAATCGGCGACGAATCAAAATCAAATGAAGAGGAAAAACCCCGCGACGAACCGAAACTCGTTGAAAACAGCtaattgaaataaaatgatttattaattaaatttatgcatataattaaatctatcattatttttctgaagaaaatacatatatttaatacatAATGGGAAGCAGCATAAcataattcaaaaatattcatattaaaatatattttcgtctttcctttttatatcatcatATAATCTTTAAATtgcatttttaattttatttattccttttttttgtaatgaAAAAAGTATTGCATACTGTTgtaacattttatttatttttacaaaactcttattattcttaaaaaacaaataataagaaaataGTTGATAACCATCAAATAGTGTAGAAGTAAATTCATacccatatatataattcaaataCTACACAATGCAAAACCCGTTTGACACATACAAGCTGTATCTCTACAAACCATCGGGGTACAAATTAGGCTTTAACCATGGATGGTCAAGGGCTTCTTTCGAATTCAATCGTTTACATGGATCAATTTGTAACAAtgataaaagaaaattaataaataataaatcatCGATTTGgaaattattttccaaTGGGGTATTACTCGAATAACAAATATCATAATAGACCTTATGATTTGTTTGCTTATGTACGAATTTTGGGTTTtgatttttaatttttaataaatcattttgatggcattttttatttaaacaaaaaaaatcgtttttattaaaaatcaCTGGCTCATCTTCAATTTCATCAATTGGATCCTCCTTAGGATAGTCATCATcatttgaataataaattatttttttaagtatcATATATCCATGctttgtaaaaatataaggtATTTTACATGTGATGATCatataaaatggaaaagaACCAATGTAGGATGCtatagaatatataaatcggtatatgtttttatgatcaaataatattttttttgttaaaaattcaaataatatacaccCTAAACTCCACATATCTATTTTCGAGTCATAATTATGTTGCAACAAAACTTCAGGGGATCTGTAAGGCCGTGTTTGTACATACATCTCTAGCTTATCAAATTCAAATATCGAACTATTAAaatctattatttttattttgctaAATTGATCGCtactaaaaatattctcacgatttttatcaaaatcaTTGTCATTgctaaaatatttgtttttttcattgGAATCATGTGAAATTTGTACATTACTGGTTTCATCATTGTTATTCCCCGTTGGATGCTGTGggtatttctttttcttttttttcttttttatattgatCATAATATTCTCAGGTTTCAAATCACAatgtattaattttttcgaGTGAATATACGCCAATCCTTGAAGTAAATTTTTGGTTAGTATTTGTAATTGGCCTAATGTCCCTAgttttcccttttttataaaataattatataaatcacTCTCCATATATTCGGTCACTATTATTAAATGCCCTttaagataaaaataatcataaagttgaataatatttttattagtcAAAATATTGGAACCAGTAATATCattacttttattattcccCATGCTTGTCTGGTTAATACTCTCTTCAGataacatatttaaaatcgttaattcaaataaacCTTGATCGAAATAgttttttccctttttcATTACTTTTAaacatacatatttataatattttttttttattccattatttttattatttgtagaatttcttatatattcactcgagttattttttttaatgctACTTATGTCAAATGGatatttattgtttaaatcttttaaattttgaGTAAATGACATATTAGGATTATCAGATAATATCTTGCTTTTTTTGCATACACTTTCCAGCTCGCTTACTTTTTCTTTGGTCAAAAGATTTGATGAATCTTCTCCATTCTTAatgctatttttataatccAAATTTAAACATTTTAACGTTGTGCTAAATGTCGTTTTAGACaaaacttttattattttatatttatttaaaataacatGGCCAGGAACCATTTTAAGCTCACTATTAGAACCAAAATCgattttattgttttcgTACACAACCTTTAGATTCATcatgttatatttattttcataattacTTTCCTTGTCAATATTGTTACcataattatcattatttccattatCACTTTCTGAATAATCTCGAACTTGAACaatgttcattttttttttattattaacaagTTCAGTTGGATTTTTGTTTTCGTTTTCATTCTCATTTTCCTcttcttttaaattatatatatctacaATATTTTCGTATGATAAAATAGTTTCCTTCctgttttttaattgtaatgatctatataaattataatcaCCATCACAATATTCATTAATCCATTgtttttcatctttttcatattctaccaaattttcttcattttgttGATGATTCAATTCATCagacatattttttatatcataacAAATTTCGGGCtcgtttatatttttattctctTTAACAAGtgtatcatattttatatttacttttttatttaaacaaaattcattatttaatatcatAGCACTTGATAATTCATCATCAAAgcataaattaattatgtTTTCCCCCTTTTCTGGATACACACTTTgatttgttattatttgtgTCTCATTACTGTTAACAACAGTTGAACTATTTCCAACAtataaattgttatttttttctttactATGATTATTCTCATAATTGGTGTTACGATTTTCCTTgcttttataaaaattgctAACACTTTGATAAAAATCGCTTGTGTTACTGCTTAAGTTTTTTTGTGTCTTTCCTTCTCCATTACTTATTACACACATATTATAATAGTCATATTCTGctttactattattattattactattaatagaattttttaattcatcttcatttttgtaataattgGCATcattacaaatatataaactaCACGAATTTGAATATTGATTCGATGCTGAATTTTGgcaattatttaattctcCATCAAATCCATTTTCTTCCATTTCATCGAATgccttatttatttcatcttctaaatatatatctcCTATTTCATATGTTTgattgtaaaatatattttcatccttattatattctttatttccatctttatatacatttatgtAGCTGTTTTTTTTCCGTGTTTCATGCATTCCAAATTTAGGAGATTGTTGATTATTTCCAATCCCAAATTCGGGagaattatatttgttattatgattattatatatattatctcgatatatattatgattaGTAGTACTTATACTCAATGAGTTATTCGAGAAATTACATGTATTACCCCCAATTAAgcttttttcataatttgtACAGTTTGATGTATACCAATTTTCTTTGCAAGCTTTATCATCATAATACTTTGTAAAAAAGTAATTACTAGGAAGGTAGAAAAacatttttccatttttcataaaatgtTCGCATTTCTCATTAGTATCTATATCGTAGTTGTAGTTGTGattgatattattattggTGACAGTGTTTCTATCCATACTTCCTTGTCGTTTTTTTAgcaaatttataatttcacAACTTAAGTATGTAGAATACTCATCTAATATTATGCGACTGTTATGAATTCTGTAAAATTCCTTAATTTCTcttattaaattttcttttgaAACTCTTTTAACATTTAGTACATAATCCAACCCtcctatatattttaatagcatattgttcattttactaattattatattgttgTCATTCTTATGATCACTGTTCATACTTCCACCTGTGCTTGAACTTGTGtgtgaatatatatcaGACGATGAAATGCGCATATCATTGTTTCGATTCGAATATACTCTATTACTTATTTCggtataatatttttctttattttttatacaatcATTGCATTTGCTTgtaaaatttgaaaatattttattttcttcaataGGTGTTTCTGCGATCTCTTCTTTTAcattatatacaatatcCTTCCCCGTGCTACGATTCCcatttatatgttttttactagttttaaaattatcattGTTATGGTCATTGTGATTAATATACGCATTTTCATTACCTCGGGTTTCTTCGTAATTATAATTGTCATCTGaacttattatattcatagtAACGCCTTCTTCGGTAACATCAGATTTCATATCAGTACTTTCTCTACGTTGATATTTTGTGTTTTCTTCAAAAATATcactttttaatttcccaagcttatacataaaattgttaaattttttacGAAACTCATTTATGTCtttatttctttcattttttgtaagTGTGTTTctagaaaaattataatactTTAATTTCGTCTTTTTATATAGTATacaataattattaaactTTTCAATTGTGTTAAAAAGGGAAATTAAATAGTCCTCTTTATTTcgcatattttttccctATTATTTGTTAGTAAATAGATGATATCATAGCGTTGCGAACcatatgtttatttatatttgtttaaattGCCTTAATTTggtaatttaattattatttatttattatcacagttctaataataaagtATTCTTGTTTTTGTTTGCTAACTGTTCTATTGTGTTTTAAAGTATTTtcttaaataatataatatgataatttttgaagaataatataattccATATCTGAAAACGGGAAGTTaacaattaaaatattttattgtgcaccattcttaaaatatgtttacacataaatatatatgtgtgtgtaaacttaaatatattttggttgtttttttttaattttctactcctatattaatattattttttctaaaactGTCGCAACTCCCATATCCTTAAAAGTAAGAAAACATATATCATTACCAATATATGtggaagaaaaaaaattaagcCCTTTGTATAGTTCATACGATATGCttataataaagatatGTGAAAATAcctaataaaaaatcaattttattttatttttggaaATTGATAGagaataaaacatatttagCATTATGGTTAAAATTTGcacttaaaaataaagaaaaaggcatgcacatatatatacaacgCGTGTGcaaatatgtatacatataagCAAGGGTATTTACGTAAAAAATAcacttttaaaattaatacaaTTTAAATGTGTGGATTATATgtaagttaaaaaaaatatagaataatgtttatatcatataaaatggaaacaaaaaaaaaagttaaataaaaattgctAATTGACTCTCAGTGTAATAATTACTATATAATCATTTCCCCCAaatcattttaaaaaacaatgccacaatgataaatatattataacatAAAATTCTTACATATTATTCACATTATTAATACGAAGGCTTCAAAGTGGTgtgaataaattatatatatataacattataAATGATCTTCAAATAATcccacaaaaaaaattatgaaaaaaaatataaatatacatatgttaAACAAATACGcaacatatattaattgcAACTTGAATAAAATGGTTATATTAATAACTTGAAATAAGTTTCAATATAAATGTCAAACCCTCTGCTTAATCCGAATACACACATATCTATAGTCATctttataaaaacataaataagcaataataaatattaacaaataattaattaattaattcagctgcaatatttttattcctttTGTTTCTATGTTTTTTTGGCCTTTCCTATTTATTCGTATTAAATCCTGGATCCTTTATATGCGTCTTGGCATCAAAAGGGcaattcattttattacaaaCGATTAGTAGTAATCTTGCTTCAACCTCTTGACTCTGATTTTTAAACATGTACATATCACCAGGGCTTATTAGCAATTGCATATGTTTTTCACATTCAgtaacattatttttgattCCTGTGTCAATAAAAAACTTGTTTAAATGACAATCTAAAACAAGAAACGTCATAAAACCATAAGAATTTTTTACAGGTCCATATGTCGTTTCCGTCCCtatcaaaataattgcCATTCCACCTCCTTTGCTTTGATAATTTAAAGGAATACATGTAActcctttttttatattatttttatagcTTCTTTCCAATTCTATAATTTCCATTGGAGATCTTTTCATAAAAGTTGCATTTTCTTGTATAGacgtttttattattttgaaaacatttttattttcagcGTTGCCTTCACCTTTATTTCTTTCACTCACATTATTCTCTTTGTTCATAAATTGATTTTCACTATTTCGACTACAATATTTCCTTATGTCATTTTGTTTTGATTTATCGTTATTATTTCTCAATGCTTCACTTAATTTCGGCCGGCCTCTTCTTCTCTTTACTTTAATTTCACCTTGCGcattttgttcattattgttattttcattaGTACTATTAAAGCTATTTGTTTTTGTAAAGGCACTACTTAATGAATTTTGTTGTTGCATTTTTTCTCTCATCAACCTAGCTCGATATTCTtccatttctttttttttccttctCTTTCTTTTTGGTTTTACTCCCATTGCATTATTACCAGTTGAATTCATATGATTAAAGCTGTATTTACCAATAACACCGCTATTGTTATTTACAGTACTTCGTcctaaattataaaaatttttactaaaatttttttcattctcATAATTGCCATTTTCATCTCCAGATTCTTCTTTACCATAATTAAACTGTTGATCGGATTTATTGGATTGCCTATTGTACCCATCATCTTTTGTACTATTGTTGTCTTCATCATCATATTCATCATCTTCTTCACTATTCTGATGTTTGTGTTTTTGGCGCATTCTTTCCATTATTATAACATGCTTTTTTcgtctttttcttttttttaattttttttcaagttcttcatttttcttttcatttACTACACtagaataatttttaaatttactTAATcctttatcattatttaacgttattttgtttgtatCATTTTCTGTATTTGTGCctaaatttgtattattgtcattgtcatttttttcttcattattcgtgccatctttattattattgttgtCATCTGtcttatttaaatttttcttatttaaaatattttgtgcATTTCGTACTGTAGCTAATCTATCTTTCAATGGTAagttttttgttttgtcattttcattatttgcATTTCCAGAAATTGATCGTCCTAATATGTTATTGCTTATACTATTGTTAATAggtttattaatattattatttttattatcgaGAAATGCTGCTGAAAAAAcattaaacattttttatattggaTTTCTCTtccttatatatatgtaatgtATTCAAATTCATCGACATTTAAATCGTAtgataaacaaaaaaaataaatataaattatcatGAACTATTCTTCtgttttcattattttgttatataattttttttttaattaaaatttacataattgataaaaaaaaattaataaaaaaaatatataatataatataataacgCGAAAGAACTCTTAAAGATACATTATGCATGTCAAAATAACatgatttaataaatttttagtaatttttttattttaggCATTAAAAATCCCATATGACGAAATgcatatttaaatgataataaggcattttatcataataattattatatattaaataaattgtatattatataataacacaTAGCATGCATACTCTTTATATGTTTAAGTGTGCATTTTGGcgatatattttgtatgtaaatatacaaatttttacagctaataaaaaaataataggtttaaaaaagtaaaatgattcttaaatatatttagcTAAAATTTTATAGTTAATGAAGCGCATTTTTCCAATTTTGTTAATCACGTATCATTGCATATACAAATgtatttctttaaaaaaagaagcaTGATGTAAAAAGACTATGAAAATGtgtatacaattttttatatacggtttcctattttttttatataaaaaatgttagcTAATAAAAAGGGGAAACTTAAGCAtactaaaaataatatatatatatatatatatatgatatataatacatattatttttaatatgttcGCAAAAAATGACTATATAAAACCTGATACTGATATTTAATGCATTATTGTAttgcataaaaaatatttccttaaggaaaaaggaaaaaactGGCAATTAAAATTTCAACAACGCgctattattaaaaataatctTTACTTTCTTCTTGATCTACACGAAGCAAGtcataaaattaaaaaatttgcatatatattttatgctaaaaaagttaatatataattaattaacAATACAAAGTTAAAACTAAATTcagaaaaataaagaatatgtttttatatttgtatattctattatttaaactttaaaaatgtattattgtagatagaaaaatatatatgtacatatattttaataatatatatattgttctGTACtaatagtaaaaaatataacattttaaaaacatatgCAATATAAATTCATGGGTTCTTCAGAgataaaaagaaattaataaatgcaACAAAAGAAACGTTTTAGACAATTACAAACATTtataatatcaaaaaatgaaaaagctTTTGAAAAATGCTATCATAGACattaagaaaataaaatatgatggTGATAAAAAACTGTCAAATGCAATTCAGGAAAACATAAAATcgttaattataaaaaatgcgcataaatttgaaaatgaagaaattcTTAAAAtcatagaaaaatataacaaaaataactGTAAAGATGatcaaatattaaaatgtaGTTATgatgtttttaaaaataatgtacaCAGGTACTCATTTGATCAAATTAATAGAATACTTAGGctatataataaatctcaaattaatgataataattttaatacatcaatttttaattacatAGTTAAAAGGTTAAATGCGATACCTCTATCAATAACTGTGAATGTGTTCAACAGTAAGAAacaaaaaggaaaaaacaCCATTATGTGGGACACAAATATTTGCATATGCATTCTATTTGttattgtattattttggtttttatatgtttccATTGATACTGTCGTTGGAAATGTTTTTTAACGTATTTTAAAGCACAATGGTAAAAATATTCTCATATCCCAATTTTTAAAGCTATATTTTCCGTATCTTCTTTTTCCCATTCTTAGACTTAATCCGATGTCAGTTAAGAGACTATAAAAACATCGATATAATTAAAGATTATTTtgtgaaaaatatagacAATTATAATGCCTTGGATTtaacaattattttaagTTCCTTTACTATGTTGCAAGaagaaattataatgaaatcAACAAACAAGTTTgttgatgaaaaaaaagatgatacaaaattaaaaaatacaaatttaatattagggaattataatgaaataatattattaatattaaataaaataaaaaatgatgaaaatattcataacaATTTAAGTGTAATAAATTCCATCTTGATTTTAAATATGGTAagtaaattaaatattaatgattaTGAACTTTTCAAAATgttcacaaaaaaatattataaaaaattaaaggaACAAGATGTGGAACCTCACCATTtaactttattattaaacaCATTTGCAAAgtgtaatataaatattaatattttgaaatatattattaaatatatgaacaatgataattttgttaatcAGTTATCGTACGTAAATATTGCAAACGCTGTTCATTACATGGCAAagtttaattataataaaaacactgattttttaaatcgtttaaaaaataaaataattcaaataattgaTACAATCCCTCAAAGGGAATTCAGTAATATTATGTGGTCTTTATCGAAACTAAAAGTTAAAGACgatcatttttatttttttgcacTTGAAAAgacgaaaaaaattgtaCATTTAATGGATATGATGTCAATTGCTCAAGTATTAGATGCCCTAAGACGAAGAAAAGATTTTTCAAGTGATTCTGCTCTTCTTCAAAACACCATATCCAAACACACCAATgataaaacaattaaaaaaatttcgaatatacataaaaactCTACGAAAttggaaataaatttacaaaatcaAGAGCTTAACCATGTAAGGgaaaatgaagatatatttgaagagaaagaaaataacagtgacgaaaaaaaagaaatttcATCTCATAAAACAgaacaaatgaaaaatcAATTAACTAAAGGAAGTTCTTATGACTCATGTAATATATCTGAGAAGTTTGAAAAGGAAGTCATTGATTtgctaataaaaaaatacttaGAAAATATCGAAAAATGTTCATTACATGTATTAACACAAGTTCCCTTTTGCTCTTTACAACTTAACTGTACAAATTATGATGTTTATCATAAGTCACTAGATGTGTTGAAAAAGAACAAAGCAAAAATGACCACtataaatttgatatatgcaagatattttattagaaTTCTTATAGAGaaacaagaaaaaaattttcaaaagcTTCCTAGGTCACTTAAGCAGTTTGCAAAGGAAGTTATGAATTCTGATAACAATTAACCCgcacatatatttttgcgCCTTTATGTGTGAGCACATGCTAATGCATATTGTagtatatacattatatttgttttgtgATGCCATTTAGTAGCCacaataatgatatatttgtatgCTGACTATAATTGTCATATCGCACTTGGATATtgtttgtaatttttttaaagtttGATTAcgtttattatataatacatttaaattaaattatgtatatttatttttactattattcGATCcgtatatttatttatgcgCTAATTCTGTTTATATGTTGCTTTAAgaaatttgtatataataaaatatattcctttATATGGGATGCTCATTTTTAACCTTGTATTTCTTTGTTTTTCCAACTATAGtatatccatttttattattctcttttattattagttTTTTGCAAATCCTTATATAAACGTAATTTTCCAATTCAAttaattgttattattattttacttttaaaaaaaatatttcttatttggtatttatatgtttatcttattttttccccTTTTTAAGTATACAAGTATTTTGTGGGCGTAATGCCTTTTATGCAAAATTAATTGTTCTGAAGCatttccattattattatttttttctattttaaaatataacacttttaatattatatatttttattctaacaatattaaaaataaatgaaatatttatactaaaataaaaaacaacaTTTAAATTcttcaaaataattaacaAATTCATGATAAGAGCTTTAAGTTAATTGTAaaagtttatatataaatgtatataggaaaaattttataacaaTAGCATTCTTAAATTCTATAATTTCATATagataatatatgaatgtTTATGCAATTTTTCGAACAAaattatctatatataaaggAAATTTGTCAGAAACCAGTGTGaacattaatttttttgttatcttatataattaattataataaaaatggcaACAATAAGTGGGTCAGAGACATTTTTGCCACTTGCTTTGATGGATAAATGTATTGGTTAGTATACTAAATCTATGATGTTACtcatgttatatattttcgagaaaacaaaatatgcACCCATTTTATTATGGATATTTAAATACAGTATTTGATGTGTTTCCTTATTCgatgatttaaaaaataaataaatacacaactattcaatatattaatttgttttgaaatatttctattgttttaataatttcaGGTAGTAAAATATGGATAATGATGAAAGGTGACAAAGAAATAATTGGGAAGCTAGTTGGCTTCGATGAATATGTCAACATGGTAAGCCAAACTAAAGTCATGAATAATACTCCACGTCTTTTTAAAGTGGGAATAGTATTATGtgtgcatataatattgataattaatttattacacATAAATGTGTTCATTTTCTGAATTCAGGTGTTAGAAGATGTTACTgaatacacatatataaataatgttaaAAAGGTAAACaagattaaaaaattattattaaatggGTTGAATATAACAATTATGGTTCCTGGAGGCACCCCTgttaattattatgattatGAAGAGAAATTAGAAGAAAGCATTGTTTAAtaaatctttattttttcatgttcaacatttttatgttttttattttataaactttaattatatatataatctgGCAGTGCTAAAAACTTTaacatattaaattttatagcTATGCgcatatgcatatacatGCTTTAAATTAACTTAACGTACATCGTTTTTTTGGTAGCATATTTTacgagaaaaaaaaataaaatcatttataaaaatagaacggtttaaaaatatatccatgttttataaataaaaaaattaatataacaattttagaaaaaaaggttcaataaaatttgtGTACGGAATCATATACGTACTCTTATTCtaatgtaata
This DNA window, taken from Plasmodium berghei ANKA genome assembly, chromosome: 13, encodes the following:
- a CDS encoding serine/threonine protein kinase, putative; translated protein: MRNKEDYLISLFNTIEKFNNYCILYKKTKLKYYNFSRNTLTKNERNKDINEFRKKFNNFMYKLGKLKSDIFEENTKYQRRESTDMKSDVTEEGVTMNIISSDDNYNYEETRGNENAYINHNDHNNDNFKTSKKHINGNRSTGKDIVYNVKEEIAETPIEENKIFSNFTSKCNDCIKNKEKYYTEISNRVYSNRNNDMRISSSDIYSHTSSSTGGSMNSDHKNDNNIIISKMNNMLLKYIGGLDYVLNVKRVSKENLIREIKEFYRIHNSRIILDEYSTYLSCEIINLLKKRQGSMDRNTVTNNNINHNYNYDIDTNEKCEHFMKNGKMFFYLPSNYFFTKYYDDKACKENWYTSNCTNYEKSLIGGNTCNFSNNSLSISTTNHNIYRDNIYNNHNNKYNSPEFGIGNNQQSPKFGMHETRKKNSYINVYKDGNKEYNKDENIFYNQTYEIGDIYLEDEINKAFDEMEENGFDGELNNCQNSASNQYSNSCSLYICNDANYYKNEDELKNSINSNNNNSKAEYDYYNMCVISNGEGKTQKNLSSNTSDFYQSVSNFYKSKENRNTNYENNHSKEKNNNLYVGNSSTVVNSNETQIITNQSVYPEKGENIINLCFDDELSSAMILNNEFCLNKKVNIKYDTLVKENKNINEPEICYDIKNMSDELNHQQNEENLVEYEKDEKQWINEYCDGDYNLYRSLQLKNRKETILSYENIVDIYNLKEEENENENENKNPTELVNNKKKMNIVQVRDYSESDNGNNDNYGNNIDKESNYENKYNMMNLKVVYENNKIDFGSNSELKMVPGHVILNKYKIIKVLSKTTFSTTLKCLNLDYKNSIKNGEDSSNLLTKEKVSELESVCKKSKILSDNPNMSFTQNLKDLNNKYPFDISSIKKNNSSEYIRNSTNNKNNGIKKKYYKYVCLKVMKKGKNYFDQGLFELTILNMLSEESINQTSMGNNKSNDITGSNILTNKNIIQLYDYFYLKGHLIIVTEYMESDLYNYFIKKGKLGTLGQLQILTKNLLQGLAYIHSKKLIHCDLKPENIMINIKKKKKKKKYPQHPTGNNNDETSNVQISHDSNEKNKYFSNDNDFDKNRENIFSSDQFSKIKIIDFNSSIFEFDKLEMYVQTRPYRSPEVLLQHNYDSKIDMWSLGCILFEFLTKKILFDHKNIYRFIYSIASYIGSFPFYMIITCKIPYIFTKHGYMILKKIIYYSNDDDYPKEDPIDEIEDEPVIFNKNDFFCLNKKCHQNDLLKIKNQNPKFVHKQTNHKVYYDICYSSNTPLENNFQIDDLLFINFLLSLLQIDPCKRLNSKEALDHPWLKPNLYPDGL
- a CDS encoding heptatricopeptide repeat-containing protein, putative, whose product is MKKLLKNAIIDIKKIKYDGDKKLSNAIQENIKSLIIKNAHKFENEEILKIIEKYNKNNCKDDQILKCSYDVFKNNVHRYSFDQINRILRLYNKSQINDNNFNTSIFNYIVKRLNAIPLSITVNVFNNLIRCQLRDYKNIDIIKDYFVKNIDNYNALDLTIILSSFTMLQEEIIMKSTNKFVDEKKDDTKLKNTNLILGNYNEIILLILNKIKNDENIHNNLSVINSILILNMVSKLNINDYELFKMFTKKYYKKLKEQDVEPHHLTLLLNTFAKCNININILKYIIKYMNNDNFVNQLSYVNIANAVHYMAKFNYNKNTDFLNRLKNKIIQIIDTIPQREFSNIMWSLSKLKVKDDHFYFFALEKTKKIVHLMDMMSIAQVLDALRRRKDFSSDSALLQNTISKHTNDKTIKKISNIHKNSTKLEINLQNQELNHVRENEDIFEEKENNSDEKKEISSHKTEQMKNQLTKGSSYDSCNISEKFEKEVIDLLIKKYLENIEKCSLHVLTQVPFCSLQLNCTNYDVYHKSLDVLKKNKAKMTTINLIYARYFIRILIEKQEKNFQKLPRSLKQFAKEVMNSDNN
- a CDS encoding U6 snRNA-associated Sm-like protein LSm5, putative yields the protein MATISGSETFLPLALMDKCIGSKIWIMMKGDKEIIGKLVGFDEYVNMVLEDVTEYTYINNVKKVNKIKKLLLNGLNITIMVPGGTPVNYYDYEEKLEESIV